One segment of Solanum lycopersicum chromosome 1, SLM_r2.1 DNA contains the following:
- the LOC101264242 gene encoding ETHYLENE INSENSITIVE 3-like 3 protein isoform X1, which yields MEYCMIDADGLGNSSDIEVDDIRCDNIAEKDVSDEEIDPEELERRMWKDRVKLKRLKERQKIAAQQAAEKQKNKQTTDQARRKKMSRAQDGILKYMLKLMEVCKARGFVYGIIPEKGKPVSGSSDNIRAWWKEKVKFDKNGPAAIAKYEAECHSKGEGISNQNGNPQSVLQDLQDATLGSLLSSLMQHCDPPQRKYPLEKGVSPPWWPSGNDEWWVKMGLPKGQKPPYKKPHDLKKMFKVGVLTAVIKHMSPDIAKIRRLVRQSKCLQDKMTAKESSIWLAVLSREESTIRLQTNDNGSSSISEAPIRGHGDKKKSSVDSDSDYDVDDVNVSVSSRDERRNEPLDARPLTDVPQSHQSKEQGDGQRRRRKRARSNFQQTQLSPSEQQPYDVARNSLPDMNNANAQFSGYIANESQPENNMMVPRKSVERNSEGQSDLPLEESNLPMVPSANAVSTEETFVGNGPSIYPMLENSEVVPYESRFHLGTQDSVVQRQLHDTQLQSRPQFSGMNNEPPNSIFHYGPPNNGLHNGSQSSVLHHELQYSGFTHGSQYSNLHKPTVYQYFTPSAEFGSAHEEQQSHLAFGQPQIKPQDSGVRSAVLHGDRNGMSREDHHYGKDAFQNDHDRPAEMHFASPITSGSPDYARLSSPFNFELDVPSPLDTGDLELFLDEDVMTFFAS from the coding sequence ATGGAGTACTGTATGATTGATGCTGATGGATTGGGAAACAGCTCGGACATTGAAGTCGATGACATAAGGTGCGACAATATAGCAGAAAAAGATGTTAGTGATGAAGAGATTGATCCTGAGGAATTGGAGAGGCGTATGTGGAAGGATCGTGTCAAGCTCAAGAGGCTTAAGGAAAGGCAGAAAATTGCTGCACAACAAGCTGCAGAGAAGCAGAAAAACAAGCAAACCACTGATCAAGCTCGGCGAAAAAAGATGTCAAGAGCTCAAGATGGGATTTTGAAGTACATGTTGAAACTCATGGAGGTCTGTAAGGCTCGAGGATTTGTTTATGGCATTATACCTGAGAAGGGTAAACCAGTCAGTGGTTCATCTGATAACATAAGAGCTTGGTGGaaggagaaagtgaaatttGATAAGAATGGTCCTGCTGCAATAGCCAAGTATGAAGCAGAATGTCACTCAAAAGGAGAGGGTATCAGCAATCAAAATGGGAACCCACAAAGTGTTCTGCAGGACTTGCAAGATGCAACCTTGGGGTCCCTTTTGTCTTCTTTAATGCAACATTGCGATCCACCTCAGCGGAAGTACCCATTGGAGAAAGGTGTCTCACCACCGTGGTGGCCATCAGGGAATGACGAATGGTGGGTGAAAATGGGTCTGCCTAAGGGTCAGAAACCACCGTATAAGAAGCCAcatgatttaaagaaaatgtttaaAGTTGGTGTTCTAACTGCTGTTATAAAGCATATGTCACCTGATATTGCAAAGATCAGGAGACTAGTGCGGCAGTCAAAGTGTTTACAGGATAAGATGACGGCAAAGGAGAGCTCAATATGGTTAGCTGTTTTAAGCAGAGAGGAATCCACTATCCGGCTACAAACCAATGACAATGGGTCATCTAGCATAAGTGAGGCACCTATTAGAGGTCATGGTGACAAAAAGAAATCTTCTGTTGATAGTGACAGtgattatgatgttgatgatgTTAATGTCTCTGTTTCATCTAGAGATGAGAGGAGAAATGAACCATTGGATGCTCGTCCTCTAACTGATGTTCCTCAATCTCACCAAAGTAAGGAGCAGGGAGATGGACAACGTCGAAGAAGAAAACGTGCTAGGTCAAACTTTCAACAGACTCAACTGTCTCCCAGTGAGCAGCAACCTTATGACGTGGCTAGAAACTCCTTACCTGATATGAACAATGCCAATGCGCAGTTTTCTGGGTACATTGCAAATGAAAGCCAACCAGAGAACAATATGATGGTACCGAGGAAGTCTGTGGAGAGAAACTCTGAGGGTCAATCTGACTTACCATTGGAAGAGTCCAACCTTCCTATGGTTCCATCAGCTAATGCAGTCTCTACAGAGGAAACATTCGTTGGCAATGGGCCATCTATTTATCCTATGTTGGAAAATTCTGAGGTTGTCCCATATGAATCAAGGTTTCATCTTGGAACTCAAGATTCCGTTGTGCAGCGCCAGCTTCATGATACCCAATTGCAGAGCAGACCTCAGTTTTCTGGGATGAATAATGAACCTCCAAATTCCATATTTCATTATGGACCTCCAAACAATGGGTTGCATAATGGATCTCAAAGTTCTGTCCTACATCATGAACTACAGTATTCGGGTTTCACTCATGGATCTCAATATTCAAACTTGCATAAACCCACCgtatatcaatattttacaCCATCAGCTGAATTTGGATCAGCTCATGAAGAGCAGCAGTCTCACTTGGCATTCGGTCAGCCTCAGATTAAGCCACAGGATTCTGGAGTTAGATCAGCAGTGCTTCATGGAGATAGAAATGGTATGTCCAGAGAGGACCACCATTATGGGAAAGATGCATTTCAGAATGATCATGACAGACCAGCTGAGATGCATTTTGCATCTCCGATCACTAGTGGCTCTCCAGATTATGCTAGACTCAGCAGTCCGTTTAACTTTGAGCTTGATGTCCCAAGTCCATTAGATACTGGTGATTTGGAACTATTCCTTGATGAAGATGTGATGACATTCTTTGCCTCCTAG
- the LOC101264242 gene encoding ETHYLENE INSENSITIVE 3-like 3 protein isoform X2: MAVMDEIGIDISSDIEVDDIRCDNIAEKDVSDEEIDPEELERRMWKDRVKLKRLKERQKIAAQQAAEKQKNKQTTDQARRKKMSRAQDGILKYMLKLMEVCKARGFVYGIIPEKGKPVSGSSDNIRAWWKEKVKFDKNGPAAIAKYEAECHSKGEGISNQNGNPQSVLQDLQDATLGSLLSSLMQHCDPPQRKYPLEKGVSPPWWPSGNDEWWVKMGLPKGQKPPYKKPHDLKKMFKVGVLTAVIKHMSPDIAKIRRLVRQSKCLQDKMTAKESSIWLAVLSREESTIRLQTNDNGSSSISEAPIRGHGDKKKSSVDSDSDYDVDDVNVSVSSRDERRNEPLDARPLTDVPQSHQSKEQGDGQRRRRKRARSNFQQTQLSPSEQQPYDVARNSLPDMNNANAQFSGYIANESQPENNMMVPRKSVERNSEGQSDLPLEESNLPMVPSANAVSTEETFVGNGPSIYPMLENSEVVPYESRFHLGTQDSVVQRQLHDTQLQSRPQFSGMNNEPPNSIFHYGPPNNGLHNGSQSSVLHHELQYSGFTHGSQYSNLHKPTVYQYFTPSAEFGSAHEEQQSHLAFGQPQIKPQDSGVRSAVLHGDRNGMSREDHHYGKDAFQNDHDRPAEMHFASPITSGSPDYARLSSPFNFELDVPSPLDTGDLELFLDEDVMTFFAS, encoded by the exons ATGGCTGTGATGGATGAGATTGGAATTGATATCAG CTCGGACATTGAAGTCGATGACATAAGGTGCGACAATATAGCAGAAAAAGATGTTAGTGATGAAGAGATTGATCCTGAGGAATTGGAGAGGCGTATGTGGAAGGATCGTGTCAAGCTCAAGAGGCTTAAGGAAAGGCAGAAAATTGCTGCACAACAAGCTGCAGAGAAGCAGAAAAACAAGCAAACCACTGATCAAGCTCGGCGAAAAAAGATGTCAAGAGCTCAAGATGGGATTTTGAAGTACATGTTGAAACTCATGGAGGTCTGTAAGGCTCGAGGATTTGTTTATGGCATTATACCTGAGAAGGGTAAACCAGTCAGTGGTTCATCTGATAACATAAGAGCTTGGTGGaaggagaaagtgaaatttGATAAGAATGGTCCTGCTGCAATAGCCAAGTATGAAGCAGAATGTCACTCAAAAGGAGAGGGTATCAGCAATCAAAATGGGAACCCACAAAGTGTTCTGCAGGACTTGCAAGATGCAACCTTGGGGTCCCTTTTGTCTTCTTTAATGCAACATTGCGATCCACCTCAGCGGAAGTACCCATTGGAGAAAGGTGTCTCACCACCGTGGTGGCCATCAGGGAATGACGAATGGTGGGTGAAAATGGGTCTGCCTAAGGGTCAGAAACCACCGTATAAGAAGCCAcatgatttaaagaaaatgtttaaAGTTGGTGTTCTAACTGCTGTTATAAAGCATATGTCACCTGATATTGCAAAGATCAGGAGACTAGTGCGGCAGTCAAAGTGTTTACAGGATAAGATGACGGCAAAGGAGAGCTCAATATGGTTAGCTGTTTTAAGCAGAGAGGAATCCACTATCCGGCTACAAACCAATGACAATGGGTCATCTAGCATAAGTGAGGCACCTATTAGAGGTCATGGTGACAAAAAGAAATCTTCTGTTGATAGTGACAGtgattatgatgttgatgatgTTAATGTCTCTGTTTCATCTAGAGATGAGAGGAGAAATGAACCATTGGATGCTCGTCCTCTAACTGATGTTCCTCAATCTCACCAAAGTAAGGAGCAGGGAGATGGACAACGTCGAAGAAGAAAACGTGCTAGGTCAAACTTTCAACAGACTCAACTGTCTCCCAGTGAGCAGCAACCTTATGACGTGGCTAGAAACTCCTTACCTGATATGAACAATGCCAATGCGCAGTTTTCTGGGTACATTGCAAATGAAAGCCAACCAGAGAACAATATGATGGTACCGAGGAAGTCTGTGGAGAGAAACTCTGAGGGTCAATCTGACTTACCATTGGAAGAGTCCAACCTTCCTATGGTTCCATCAGCTAATGCAGTCTCTACAGAGGAAACATTCGTTGGCAATGGGCCATCTATTTATCCTATGTTGGAAAATTCTGAGGTTGTCCCATATGAATCAAGGTTTCATCTTGGAACTCAAGATTCCGTTGTGCAGCGCCAGCTTCATGATACCCAATTGCAGAGCAGACCTCAGTTTTCTGGGATGAATAATGAACCTCCAAATTCCATATTTCATTATGGACCTCCAAACAATGGGTTGCATAATGGATCTCAAAGTTCTGTCCTACATCATGAACTACAGTATTCGGGTTTCACTCATGGATCTCAATATTCAAACTTGCATAAACCCACCgtatatcaatattttacaCCATCAGCTGAATTTGGATCAGCTCATGAAGAGCAGCAGTCTCACTTGGCATTCGGTCAGCCTCAGATTAAGCCACAGGATTCTGGAGTTAGATCAGCAGTGCTTCATGGAGATAGAAATGGTATGTCCAGAGAGGACCACCATTATGGGAAAGATGCATTTCAGAATGATCATGACAGACCAGCTGAGATGCATTTTGCATCTCCGATCACTAGTGGCTCTCCAGATTATGCTAGACTCAGCAGTCCGTTTAACTTTGAGCTTGATGTCCCAAGTCCATTAGATACTGGTGATTTGGAACTATTCCTTGATGAAGATGTGATGACATTCTTTGCCTCCTAG